In Cellulomonas sp. JZ18, the DNA window CGCCGACGTGCGCGTCGCGGACGCGCAGGCGCTGCCCTGGCCCGCGGCCGTCGTCGACGTCGTCCTGGCCGTCAACGCGCTGCACCTGGCGGACGACCCCGACGCGGCGCTGGCCGAGATGCTGCGGGTCACGCGGGCGGGCGGCCGCGTCGGGGTGGCGCAGTGGGCCGAGGCCGGGCGCAACGACCTGGAGGCCGTCGAGCGGGCGGTCGCGCTCGCGCACGGCGAGGACGACGTGGGGCGCGACGACCCGCACCTCGACACGCTCCTGCGCGAGGCCGGGCTCGAGGACGTCCGCGACGGGGTCGTCGCCGTGGTGTGGCACGCGCCGGACGACGCGACCCTCGTGCGCGCCGCGCTGCTGGGCGAGGACGCCGAGGGCCGGGCGGCGACCGCCGGGGCCGTGCTGGCCGCCGCCGCGCCGTACCGGACGGACGGCGGTGGCTACCGGTTCGTCGACGCGGTGCGGTGGGCGGTCGCGACCGTCCCGTCACGGTGACGCACGCCGCGCCCGCTCAGACCGTCTCGGGCCGCTTCTTGCGCGCGAACCGGGCCGGCAGGTCGGGCCCGTCCCACACCTGGATGGAGCGCCAGATGGCGGCGGCGATCGGCACGGCCAGCACCGCGCCCGTGATGCCGACGAGCACGGTGCCCGCCGTCAGCGCGAACAGGATGACCAGCGGGTGCAGGCGCAGCGCGCGGCCCATGACGATCGGCTGCAGGAAGTCGCCCTCGACCTGGTTCACCACGACGACGATCGCGACGACGATCAGCGCCTCGACCGGCCCGACCGCCACGAGCGTGACGAGCGCGGCCAGGATGCCGGCGAGGGTCGCCCCGACCAGGGGGATGAACGCGAGCAGGAAGACGAGCACGGACAGCGGGATCACCAGCGGCACGCCGACGATCGCCAGGCCGATGCCGATGAAGACCGCGTCGACGAGCGCGACGATCGCGGTGCCGCGCACGTAGCCGCCGAGCGTGCTGATGGTCGCGTGGCCGACGCGGCGGCCGCGCTCGTAGCGGTGGCCCTCGAACGGGCGCAGCAGGAACTCCCACATCGCCGGGCCGTCCTTCAGGAAGAAGAACAGCACGACGATCATGATGAAGAAGCCGGCGACGAAGTCGGCGGTCTGGGAGACGCCCGCGATGGCGCCGGACCCCACGGCGTCGGACTGCAGCAGGCCGGTGGCGGACTCGCGGACGGACTGGATCTGCTCGTCGGTGATGTCGAACGGCAGCCCCTGGATGTAGGCCTGCAGCTCGTCGAAGCCCTCGAGGGCCTGGTCGCGCAGCTCGCCCCACTGGTTCGCGACCGCGCGCACGACGAGCCACAGGATCACGCCCAGCAGCGCGACGAGGGCGAGCAGCGCGATCCACGTGGCCAGCAGCGACGGCACGCCGCGGCGCCGCAGGAGCGACACGAGCGGCGAGATGGCGGCGGCGAGCACGAGCGCGATGAGCACCGGGATCACGACGAGCGTCAGCCGCGTGACGACGAACCCGAACACCGCGACGACGGCCACGACGGCGAGCACCTGCAGCGAGCGGGTGCCGACCCGGCCGAACCCGTCGGACCACAGGCCGGCGGTGCGCCGCTGCCCGGGTGCGTGCTCGTCCGACGCCGGTGCCGTCGGCACGGCCCGCGTCTGCACGCGCGTGACCTCGACGCCCGGGCGGGCGGGGGGCGGTGTGCGCCGGCCGAAGAGACCCATCGCCTGTCCTCCTGGTGCTCGCGGCGGTTGCCGGACGCTGCCGACGCTATTGCCGACCGGTCCCGGCCGCGCGGCGACGGTGGGCGGGGTCAGTACCGCCAGCGCGCCATGTCCTGCTGGTAGGTGCGGTGCACCGTGGGGGAGAGCAGCGTCGAGGGGGCAGGTCGCGGACCGGCGTGTCCGCGGGCAGGCGGGTGGTGGCGCGCAGGGACGCCTCGTCGTGGAACCGCAGGCCGTCGGGCAGCGGCGTCGCGGCGAACGCCTGCGAGCCGTCGCCGGGCAGGGAGAGCGCGAAGCCCCACTCGCCGAACGACGGCACGTTGACCCCGAGCGGCAGGACGGTCCGGCCGGGCGCCCCGTCGCGCATCGTCGACACCACCTGCCAGAACGCGTTCGGGGTGAAGTACGTGGAGGTGGCCTGGGTCGCCATGACGCCACCGGGGCGCAGGTGCGCGGCCGTCATCGCGTAGAACGGCGACGAGTACAGCTTCGCGATGCGCTCGTTCGACGGGTCGACGAGGTCCACGAGGACCGCGTCGAACGTGCGGTCGGTGCCGCGCAGCCAGGCGAACGCGTCGGCGTTGACCACCTCGACGCGCGGGTCGTCGAACGCGTGCCCGTTGAGCTCGGTGACGAGCCGGTCGTGCCGGCCCAGGTCGGTCATGGCGGGGTCGAGGTCGACGACGACGACCTCGCGCACCGTCGGGTAGCGCAGCACCTCGCGCACGAGCAGCCCGTCGCCGCCGCCGAGCACCGCGACCGCGGACGGCGCGGCGACGGAGGTCAGCGCGGCGTGCGCGAGGGTCTCGTGGTACCGCGCCTCGTCGACGGACGAGAACTGCAGCTGGTCGTCCAGGTACAGGCGGGTGTCGCCCTGGTACGACGTCACGACGAGCTTCTGGTAGGCGCTCTGCTCGTAGTGCAGCACCGGGTCGACGTACAGGCGCGTGCTGACCGCGTCCTCGAGCGCGGTCGCCGCGACGAGACCGGCGACGAGCAGCACCGAGACGGCCGCCGTCGGCCAGGTCAGCCGCACGGGCCAGCCCATCCGCCCGAGCATGAACAGCGCGACCAGCACGTTGAGCAGCGCGACCGCGAACGCCGTGCGGACCAGGCCGAGCGTCGGCAGCAGCAGGAACGGGAACAGCAGCGACGCCGCCAGCGCGCCGAGGTAGTCCAGCGCGAGGACCTTCGACAGCAGCGCGACCGACTCGTCCCGCCCGTGCTCCTTCAGCAGCGCGACGAGCAGGGGGATCTCGACGCCGATGCCCACGCCGATCGCGAGCGAGAGCAGCGTGAACACCACCCACGCCAGGTCCGTGACCGCGTAGGCCCAGAACAGCAGCAGCACCGACGACCCGCCGAGGACGCCGAGCAGCAGCTCGTTGCGGACGAACGCGTGCCCGGGGGAGCGGGCCAGGCGCACGGCGAGCAGCGAGCCGACGCCCATCCCGAACATGGTCACGCCGGTGGCGACCGAGAACGCGACGACGGAGTCGCCGAACAGCGCCGACGCCGCCGTGCCGAGGATCAGCTCGTAGACGATGCCGCCGACGGCGACGAGCAGCGCCGCCGCGAAGACGGTCGGGCGGTCGCCGCGGCGTGCGCCCCGCGGACCGGTCGCGTCGGCCGGCGGGTCCGCCGTGACCGTGCCCGCCGTGGCCGTGCCCGCCGTGACCGTGCCCGCTGCGACCCCGCCCGCTGCCGCCGGGTCGGCGGGGGTGCTGCTGCCGTCCACGCTCAGGACGTGATCGTCCCCGCGACGATCACGCCGATCGCGATGGCGAGGCCCGCGATGACGACGCCGAAGGCGACGTTGTGCTCGTCGACGAGCTCGCGGTGCAGGTCCAGCCGGAACAGCTTGTTGACGACGACGACCGTGACGAGCAGCAGGACGATGCCGATCACGGAGTAGACGATCGTGGACAGCAGCTCTTCGAGGGCCATGGGTTCTCCCGGTCCGGTCGCGGTTACTTGCCGAGCCCGCCGACGCCGGTGACCGGGCGGCGGTAGCAGATCTGGTTCTGGTCCTCGGAGACGACCGTGCTGCCGGCGGGCGGCGCCGTCGCGAGGGTGCGGGGCGTGCAGTCGGTGCGGTGCTCGGGGGAGCACGCGCGGGTCGTGCTGAACGTGACGAGGGCAGCGACGACGAGGAACCACACCCAGCAGCCCCACCGGCGCGGTGCGACCACGCGGCCGAAGTGCCGCTTCTGCGCGGCGGCGTCGAGCACGGTCCCCCGGTAGACGTCGAGGACCCGCTCGTCGAACTTCTCGACCGAGAGCACGAACCCCGGCCCGTGGAGCTCGGCGTACGCGACCTCCTGGCCCTTCTGCAGGTCGTAGGTGAACGACCCCTCGAGCGAGCGGATGGTGCCCGCACCGACCTCGCCGACGCGCACCTGCTGCGGGGTCCCGTCGACCGTGAGCGTCAGCTCCTGCCCCGTGCGCAGGCTCTCCGGGTCCACCGTCTCCGGCACCCGCTCCGGCCAGTAGAGCGTGACCTTGTGCGTGTCGTGGTCGTACTCGACCCAGTAGTCGAGGTTCTCGTACCCGAGGAGCTCCCACTCCTCCCAGTGGTACCAGCGCCCGTCCGACGGGTCCTTCTCCGCGTAGACGACCACGCCGTGCGGCATCGACCGCCACGGCGGCTGGCCGACCAGCGCGTGGCCGAGGCGCATCCGCGCCCGGGGACGCACCACGCCGCCGCCCTCAGTCCAGCGCGCGCACGTCGACGCGGGCGGCGCCCAGGACGTCGGCGAGCGCGGCGCTCGTGGCCGTCGTGAAGTCCGCCCCCGCCGGGCGCCGGCAGGTCGTCAGGGTGACGTACGCCGTCCCGCGCTCGGGCCACGTGTGCACCGCGACGTGCGACTCGGCGAGGATCACGGCCACGCTCAGGCCCTGCGGCGTGAAGCGGTGCGCGGCGTCCGCGCCGACGGGCGTCAGCCCGGCGCGCGCGACGACGGCGTCGAGGCAGCGGCGGACCGTCGGCTCGTCGTCGAGGCGCGCGGCGTCGGCGCCCGCGACGTCGAAGACGTACACGAGGTTGCGGTCCACGGGCGTGCGGCCTCCGGGCGGGGGTGGGGGGCGCGGTGAGCCTAGTGGAGGCACCGGGGCGCGTCCGGCGGGTTCCACCCGTTCGCCGACGCGGTGGCCGGCACCGGCCGTCGCACTCCAGCGCGAGGACGTCCCATGACTCCAGTGCCGGGCGCCGAGCACAACCACACGTTCGAGCGACGCGCGCGTCGAGGAGATATGTCAGGGTTACTTACTAATCGCCCGGCGGTGCGCGTCGGAGAGGCCGCGTACCGGGCGTCCGGGTGCGCAGCGCCGCGTACCCGCACCCGCGTGCAGCACCGCGCGCGGGCCCACCGGGGGGCGAAAGGACGACATCGATGCATCAGCTACGGACGTGGCTCACCGCGCTGGTCGTGGGAGCGCTCTGCGTCATGGGGGCGGCCGCGCCGGCGGCCGCCGTGGGGCCGGACCGGCTCCCCATCACCATCGGCAACCAGTCGGGGCGGGGCGAGCAGGTGTTCGTCCACGTGCTCGGCACCGACCTGACGACCGGCCGGCTCGGCTGGGTCGACGCCGGCGGCACGTTCCGGCCGTGGCCGGCGGGCTCGAACCCGCCGTCGCCGGCACCGGACAGCGCGATCGCCGGCCCCGGGAACGGCGGCTCCGTGACCGTGCAGGTGCCGCGCGGGTTCTCCGGCCGCATCTACTTCGCGTTCGGGCAGCGGCTGCCGTTCTCGCTCACGCCGGACGGGCTCGTGCAGCCCGCGCCGTGGGCCGCCGGCGACCCGACGCGCGACATCCTGTTCGACTGGAGCGAGCTCACCTACAACGACGCGGGCCTGTGGCTGAACAGCTCGCAGGTCGACATGTTCGCCGTGCCGCACTCGGTCAGCGTCACGGGTGCCTCGGGTCAGACCCGCACCACGGGCCGCCTCGTCGCGGACGGCCGGCAGCAGGTCGTCGACACGCTCCGCGCGGACCCCGCGTGGGCGCGCACGGTCGTCACCCGCGCCGACGGCACCGTGCTGCGCGTCCTCGCGCCGGGCAAGGCGGCGAGCGCGGGACTGCTCAGCCCGACGTACCTGGACGCGTACATCGCCTCGGCGTGGAGCGCCTACACGACCCGCACGCTCACGGTGCAGCCGTTCGGGGACCGGCCCGAGGTCCGCTACACCGGCCGCACCTCCGGCACCACGATGCGGTTCACCGACGCGTCCGGCCGCGAGGTGGCGGCGTTCCAGCGGCCCTCGTCGTCCGACGTGTGGGGCTGCGACGGCGCGCTGCACGCGCCGAACGACCAGGTCGTCGGGCCGATCGCGCGCACGCTGTGCGCCGCGCTGTTCCGCGGGACCCTCGGCACGAGCAGCACGGAGCCCGTGCTCGACGCCGCGCAGTTCTACCGCAGCACCCCGCCCAACCTGTACGGCCGGGCGGTGCACGCCGCGATGGTCGACGGCCGCGCGTACGCCTTCGCGTTCGACGACGTCGGCGCGTTCGAGTCGCTCGTGCACGACGGCGACCCGCGCAGCGCGCGCGTCGACCTCACGCCGTTCGCCGGCGGCGGGGGCACGCCGGGGGGCGGCACGGGCGGCAGCGACGGGCAGGCGCTCGTCAGCCGGTGGAACGGCAAGTGCCTCGACGTGCCGGGCGGCGTCTTCACCGCCGGGGCGCGCGTGCAGATGTGGAGCTGCAACGGGACCGAGGCGCAGCGCTGGCAGCAGACGGGAGGCGCGTTGCGCACGGGAGGCGGACAGTGCCTCGACGTGGTGTGGGGAGGCACCGCGAACGGCACCCCCGTGCAGGTCGCCGACTGCAGCGGCAACGCCGCCCAGCAGTGGGTGCTGACGGCGGCGGGTGACCTCGTGAACCCGCAGTCCGGCCGGTGCCTCGACATCGCCGACTGGAACGGCGCGGACGGCGCACGCCTGCAGGTCTGGGACTGCGCCGGTTCGGCCAACCAGAGGTGGACCCGGCGCTGACGGGCCGTGACCGGTCGGACGGGCGGTGAGGGGCCGCCCGTCCGGCCCGGGCACGACCGTGCGGCCCGCCGGAGCCGGGGCGGGCCGCACGGTGCCGCCGGCCGTGGAGGGGAAGTGGCCGGCGTGAGGTGCCCGGGACCGGGCGGGGGACCGCGTCTCGACCCCCGCCCGGTCCGGACGTCGTCGCGTCAGACCTCGGTCGTGCGACCGCGGCGGCGCAGGATCATCAGGACGGCACCCGCGGCCACGGCCGCGACGGCGGCGAAGAGGCCGACGAGGACCGACGTGCCGGTGGCCGCGAGCACCTGGCCGCGGCTGCCGCCCGACGCGTCGTCGTCCGTGGCGGCGAGGACCTCGGCGCGCTCGGTCACCGACGGCGTGGGCGCCGGCGTGGTCGGTGCGGCGACGGGGGTCGGCGTCGCGGTCGGCGTCGGCGTGGCGGTCGGGCTGGGCTCGTCGTCCACGTCCCCCGTGGGCGTCGGGGTGGGCGCCGGCGGCGTCGGCGTCGGGGTCGGCTCGTCGTCCACGTCCTGGGTCGGCGTGGGCGTCGGGACGACCGGCGGGGTCGGGACCACGGGCGGCGTCGGCGTCGGCGGCGCGCACAGGGTGGCGACGTCGATCAGCTCGGCCACGTCGTAGTGGCCGTAGAACGCGAGCGTGTGCGGCGTGTTGAACCCGCCGTCGGGGGGCGTGATGACGGTCGGCACGAGCGAGGGCACGTCGAGCCCGCGGCCGGCGACGAAGTCGCCCACGAGGTCGACCTGCAGGCCGAACGCGGCGGGGTCGGCGCAGACGGCCGCGGTGTCGGCGGCGTCGAGCTGGAGCGGGATGACGTCGTACTCGCGGGGGAGCTGCTGCGACGCGCCGTGGCGCTGCCGGTCGTCCGCCGTGGGCCACGCCCACGTCGGGTGCAGCGCCACGCGGTGCTGCTGCTTGCTGTTCGACCAGTTCGCCGACTTGCGGCGGTCCTTCTTCTCGTAGAGGAAGTAGCCGGTCGCCTTGGCGCACGTGTAGGCGTTCGGCGCGATGACGTCGTTCGCGCGGTAGCCGCCGCACAGCTCGGGCCGCGGCGTGCCGGGCTTGCCGGGCTTGCCCTGGTCGCCCTTGCCGGGCTTGCCGTGGTCGCCCTTGCCGGGCCAGCCGTGCCAGGTGCTGGCGCCCCAGCGGTGGTCGCCGTCGCCGGTGGCCGTGGCGGCCGTGGCGGGGGCGAGCAGCAGGGCGCTCGCGGTGAGCAGGACGAGGGGGAGGTGACGACGCTTCACGAGGGGGTGACTCCAGTGACCGTGGGACGGGGGACGGAGGCCGAGGTCGCACGGTCACGCCGCCGGCCGGTCCGGACAATACGGCGGAATCGGACATGCGTGCTGAACGCGTGCACAACTCACCCGAAAGGGGCATCCCGGGTGCGCCCGACAGGGTGCGGCGGCGTCCGTCCGGGGAGCCCGCTCGCGAGGACGTCCCGGCGTCACGTCCGTACGCTGGCACCCCGCCGACCAGGAGCCGCCGTGATCCTCGTGACCCCTGCCGCGCCCGCCCACGCCGACGAGGTGGCCCACGTGCTCGCGGAGGCGTTCGAGGACGACCCCGTCCTCGCGGGCGTCGTCGGCGGGCCCGCCGGCCCCGCCCGGCGGACGCGGCTGCTGCACCTGTTCGGCGCGCTCGTGCGCTCCGGGCCCCTGCGGGCGGGGACGGTGGACGTCGCCCGGCGCGAGGGGGACGACCGCGTGCTCGGCGCCGCCGTCTGGCAGGCACCGGGGGCGGCGCCCGGGCTGGTCGGCCACCTGGGGCAGCTGCCGCGCCTGCTGCGCGTCGATGGGCCGGCGGGGCTGCTGCGCGCGGCCTCCGTCCAGCGGGTGCTCGACGCGCACCGGCCGCGCCGCCCGCACTGGTACCTGCAGGAGATCGGCGTGCGGGCGTCGGCCCGCGGCCTGGGCGTCGGGGGTGCGCTCGTCGCGGCCCGCCTCGCCGCCGTCGACGGGCAGGACGCGCCCGCCTTCCTCGAGTCCTCGACGCCGCGCAACCGTCGCCTGTACCGGCGGCACGGGTTCGTCGAGACCGCGCCGGTACGGGGACTGCCCGGCGCGGCGCCCACCGGGATGTGGCGGGCACCGCGGAGCGAGCGCGCGACGCCCCCCGGATGAGCCGGTGCACGCCCACGGCGAAATCCG includes these proteins:
- a CDS encoding DUF350 domain-containing protein, whose translation is MALEELLSTIVYSVIGIVLLLVTVVVVNKLFRLDLHRELVDEHNVAFGVVIAGLAIAIGVIVAGTITS
- a CDS encoding polyamine aminopropyltransferase, yielding MDGSSTPADPAAAGGVAAGTVTAGTATAGTVTADPPADATGPRGARRGDRPTVFAAALLVAVGGIVYELILGTAASALFGDSVVAFSVATGVTMFGMGVGSLLAVRLARSPGHAFVRNELLLGVLGGSSVLLLFWAYAVTDLAWVVFTLLSLAIGVGIGVEIPLLVALLKEHGRDESVALLSKVLALDYLGALAASLLFPFLLLPTLGLVRTAFAVALLNVLVALFMLGRMGWPVRLTWPTAAVSVLLVAGLVAATALEDAVSTRLYVDPVLHYEQSAYQKLVVTSYQGDTRLYLDDQLQFSSVDEARYHETLAHAALTSVAAPSAVAVLGGGDGLLVREVLRYPTVREVVVVDLDPAMTDLGRHDRLVTELNGHAFDDPRVEVVNADAFAWLRGTDRTFDAVLVDLVDPSNERIAKLYSSPFYAMTAAHLRPGGVMATQATSTYFTPNAFWQVVSTMRDGAPGRTVLPLGVNVPSFGEWGFALSLPGDGSQAFAATPLPDGLRFHDEASLRATTRLPADTPVRDLPPRRCSPPRCTAPTSRTWRAGGTDPAHRRRAAGTGRQ
- a CDS encoding beta-1,3-glucanase family protein, encoding MHQLRTWLTALVVGALCVMGAAAPAAAVGPDRLPITIGNQSGRGEQVFVHVLGTDLTTGRLGWVDAGGTFRPWPAGSNPPSPAPDSAIAGPGNGGSVTVQVPRGFSGRIYFAFGQRLPFSLTPDGLVQPAPWAAGDPTRDILFDWSELTYNDAGLWLNSSQVDMFAVPHSVSVTGASGQTRTTGRLVADGRQQVVDTLRADPAWARTVVTRADGTVLRVLAPGKAASAGLLSPTYLDAYIASAWSAYTTRTLTVQPFGDRPEVRYTGRTSGTTMRFTDASGREVAAFQRPSSSDVWGCDGALHAPNDQVVGPIARTLCAALFRGTLGTSSTEPVLDAAQFYRSTPPNLYGRAVHAAMVDGRAYAFAFDDVGAFESLVHDGDPRSARVDLTPFAGGGGTPGGGTGGSDGQALVSRWNGKCLDVPGGVFTAGARVQMWSCNGTEAQRWQQTGGALRTGGGQCLDVVWGGTANGTPVQVADCSGNAAQQWVLTAAGDLVNPQSGRCLDIADWNGADGARLQVWDCAGSANQRWTRR
- a CDS encoding S-adenosylmethionine decarboxylase family protein, whose amino-acid sequence is MDRNLVYVFDVAGADAARLDDEPTVRRCLDAVVARAGLTPVGADAAHRFTPQGLSVAVILAESHVAVHTWPERGTAYVTLTTCRRPAGADFTTATSAALADVLGAARVDVRALD
- a CDS encoding class I SAM-dependent methyltransferase, producing the protein MEDFWSEVAEEWALLWGWSPDPARDVLLAETGVRPGTRVLDVGCGSGELLARASALGASTAGVDSAPGMVAVARRTAPGADVRVADAQALPWPAAVVDVVLAVNALHLADDPDAALAEMLRVTRAGGRVGVAQWAEAGRNDLEAVERAVALAHGEDDVGRDDPHLDTLLREAGLEDVRDGVVAVVWHAPDDATLVRAALLGEDAEGRAATAGAVLAAAAPYRTDGGGYRFVDAVRWAVATVPSR
- a CDS encoding AI-2E family transporter translates to MGLFGRRTPPPARPGVEVTRVQTRAVPTAPASDEHAPGQRRTAGLWSDGFGRVGTRSLQVLAVVAVVAVFGFVVTRLTLVVIPVLIALVLAAAISPLVSLLRRRGVPSLLATWIALLALVALLGVILWLVVRAVANQWGELRDQALEGFDELQAYIQGLPFDITDEQIQSVRESATGLLQSDAVGSGAIAGVSQTADFVAGFFIMIVVLFFFLKDGPAMWEFLLRPFEGHRYERGRRVGHATISTLGGYVRGTAIVALVDAVFIGIGLAIVGVPLVIPLSVLVFLLAFIPLVGATLAGILAALVTLVAVGPVEALIVVAIVVVVNQVEGDFLQPIVMGRALRLHPLVILFALTAGTVLVGITGAVLAVPIAAAIWRSIQVWDGPDLPARFARKKRPETV
- a CDS encoding GNAT family N-acetyltransferase: MILVTPAAPAHADEVAHVLAEAFEDDPVLAGVVGGPAGPARRTRLLHLFGALVRSGPLRAGTVDVARREGDDRVLGAAVWQAPGAAPGLVGHLGQLPRLLRVDGPAGLLRAASVQRVLDAHRPRRPHWYLQEIGVRASARGLGVGGALVAARLAAVDGQDAPAFLESSTPRNRRLYRRHGFVETAPVRGLPGAAPTGMWRAPRSERATPPG
- a CDS encoding DUF4178 domain-containing protein produces the protein MVRPRARMRLGHALVGQPPWRSMPHGVVVYAEKDPSDGRWYHWEEWELLGYENLDYWVEYDHDTHKVTLYWPERVPETVDPESLRTGQELTLTVDGTPQQVRVGEVGAGTIRSLEGSFTYDLQKGQEVAYAELHGPGFVLSVEKFDERVLDVYRGTVLDAAAQKRHFGRVVAPRRWGCWVWFLVVAALVTFSTTRACSPEHRTDCTPRTLATAPPAGSTVVSEDQNQICYRRPVTGVGGLGK